One stretch of Amycolatopsis tolypomycina DNA includes these proteins:
- a CDS encoding alpha/beta hydrolase: MQPNFLIRRAVQLGLTANALRPLRARSTTIPVFFAGWLTGELAPQFLALTAADSLLHVARHGVGDRSTKAGLAMAAASAAGLAALVRTGHGAREEIENALTSALGADYASELGRSDLGLPWGELALPFRMGAPDVRVDRNIAYAPGGKRFLLDVYRPASPVSGAPVLLQVHGGAWVIGNKEEQGRPLMRYLARRGWVCVAINYPLSPAHRWPAHIVAAKQALAWIRSSITAYGGDPRFVAVTGGSAGGHLSALLALSQNDPALQPSFEDVDTSIQACVPHYGVYDFAATSGAPASKYRLESLIARRVFAPDRDPVAHLDDYIAASPLDRITTDAPPFFVIHGRDDSLVPVREAREFVSRLREKSRQPVAYAELAGAQHAFDVFTSVRSAHVVRGVARFLDFTYNAWKAEHR; encoded by the coding sequence GTGCAGCCGAATTTCCTGATCCGTCGCGCGGTCCAGCTCGGTCTCACCGCCAACGCGCTCCGCCCGCTGCGCGCGCGGTCCACGACGATCCCGGTGTTCTTCGCCGGCTGGCTGACCGGCGAGCTGGCGCCCCAGTTCCTGGCGCTGACGGCGGCGGATTCGCTGCTGCACGTGGCCCGCCACGGTGTTGGCGACCGGTCGACGAAGGCGGGCCTGGCGATGGCGGCCGCGTCGGCAGCGGGGCTGGCCGCGCTGGTCCGCACCGGGCACGGCGCCCGCGAGGAGATCGAGAACGCGCTGACGTCGGCGTTGGGTGCGGACTACGCCTCGGAACTGGGCCGGTCCGATCTGGGCCTGCCGTGGGGCGAGCTGGCGCTGCCGTTCCGGATGGGCGCCCCGGACGTCCGCGTCGACCGCAACATCGCCTACGCCCCGGGCGGCAAGCGGTTCCTGCTGGACGTGTACCGCCCGGCTTCGCCGGTCTCGGGCGCCCCGGTGCTGCTGCAGGTCCACGGCGGCGCGTGGGTGATCGGCAACAAGGAGGAGCAGGGCAGGCCACTGATGCGCTACCTGGCCCGCCGCGGCTGGGTGTGCGTCGCGATCAACTACCCGCTCTCCCCGGCCCACCGCTGGCCGGCCCACATCGTCGCGGCCAAGCAGGCCCTGGCCTGGATCCGGTCGTCGATCACCGCGTACGGCGGCGACCCCCGGTTCGTGGCGGTGACGGGCGGTTCGGCGGGCGGGCACCTGTCGGCGTTGCTGGCGTTGTCCCAGAACGACCCGGCGCTGCAGCCGTCGTTCGAGGACGTGGACACGAGCATCCAGGCCTGCGTACCGCACTACGGCGTGTACGACTTCGCGGCGACGTCGGGCGCACCGGCGAGCAAGTACCGGCTGGAGAGCCTGATCGCCCGCCGGGTGTTCGCCCCGGACCGCGACCCGGTGGCCCACCTGGACGACTACATCGCGGCATCCCCGCTGGACCGGATCACGACGGACGCACCACCGTTTTTCGTGATCCACGGCCGGGACGATTCGCTGGTCCCGGTGCGCGAGGCACGCGAGTTCGTGTCGCGGCTGCGGGAGAAGTCGCGGCAACCGGTGGCGTATGCGGAGTTGGCGGGGGCGCAGCACGCTTTCGACGTGTTCACGTCGGTGCGTTCGGCGCACGTGGTGCGCGGGGTGGCTCGGTTCCTGGACTTCACCTACAACGCTTGGAAGGCCGAGCACCGGTAG
- a CDS encoding LLM class F420-dependent oxidoreductase → MKFGISTFVTDEGIRPDVLGAALEERGFDSLWLAEHSHIPVSRESPYPGGGELPRVYYRTLDPFVALTAAATATSELLLGTGIALLIQRDLIHTAKEVASLDLISDGRALFGVGVGWNREEMRNHGTDPKTRGALIDEQLAALKEIWTKDEAEFHGEHIDLDPIFSWPKPVQKPHVPIYIGGESEAALNRLAKYGDGWLLRGYTKYQEAQRVRGWLADQGREDVQFAVFGGPTIPKVIDGFREAGVERYTFLLDTLPEAETLKALDELAEVAAAHP, encoded by the coding sequence ATGAAATTCGGGATCTCCACATTCGTCACCGACGAGGGCATCCGCCCGGACGTGCTGGGCGCGGCCCTGGAAGAACGCGGCTTCGATTCGCTGTGGCTGGCCGAGCACTCGCACATCCCGGTGAGCCGGGAAAGCCCGTACCCGGGCGGCGGCGAGCTGCCGCGCGTGTACTACCGCACGCTCGATCCGTTCGTGGCGCTCACCGCCGCGGCGACGGCGACGTCGGAGCTGCTGCTCGGCACCGGCATCGCCCTGCTGATCCAGCGCGACCTGATCCACACGGCCAAGGAGGTCGCCTCCCTGGACCTGATCTCCGACGGCCGCGCGCTGTTCGGCGTCGGCGTCGGCTGGAACCGGGAGGAGATGCGCAACCACGGCACCGACCCGAAGACGCGCGGTGCCCTGATCGACGAGCAGCTGGCCGCGCTGAAGGAGATCTGGACCAAGGACGAGGCCGAATTCCACGGCGAGCACATCGACCTCGACCCGATCTTCAGCTGGCCGAAGCCGGTGCAGAAGCCGCACGTCCCGATCTACATCGGCGGCGAGAGCGAAGCGGCCCTGAACCGCCTGGCCAAGTACGGCGACGGCTGGCTGCTTCGCGGCTACACGAAGTACCAGGAGGCCCAGCGCGTCCGCGGCTGGCTGGCGGACCAGGGCCGCGAAGACGTGCAGTTCGCGGTCTTCGGCGGCCCGACGATCCCGAAGGTGATCGACGGCTTCCGTGAGGCCGGCGTCGAGCGGTACACGTTCCTGCTGGACACGCTGCCGGAGGCGGAGACGCTCAAGGCCCTCGACGAGCTGGCCGAGGTGGCCGCGGCGCACCCCTGA
- a CDS encoding acyl-CoA dehydrogenase family protein, which translates to MPVALTEEQLALAEAIHAWSAAHHPRAAVRAAETGAGAGIPAGFAGIGLFGVALPEAAGGAGGSVADLAAGLAAAAEELVPGPVLGTALAGLLLADVPDAKELLPALAEGEATVAVLLDAVSLEDGVSGPVPGAHPGAWLLVPVDGGHVLLAPGTPGVTVEPLAAFDFSRPLARIRFSGVRADVLTLPAVDSVAATLAAAEAAGVARRCLTVAVEYAGVREQFGKPIGAFQAIKHLCAEMLCRAEAAEALAWDAASGQHPLSVASAAVVALDAAVANAKDCVQVLGGIGFTWEHDAHLYLRRAVALRQWLGGAWRRRAAALALSGTERALGIDVGDDPALREEVARIAALPASEQRIALADAGLLTPHWPAPYGRGADAAEQLRIDFALASAGVRRPDLVIGAWAVPTILEHGSDEQRDRFARPTLRGELTWCQLFSEPGAGSDLASLRTTARRVDGGWRLSGQKVWTSLAREADWGICLARTDPDVPKHKGITYFLVDMRAAGITTRPLREITGEAVFNEVFLDDVFVPDTDVVGPPGGGWRLARTTLANERVAIGSGSAVGESVQTLVSTLDAAALDDVALDRLGALVADGVAGSVLDLRAALRRLGGQDPGAESSVRKLLGVQHRQDVAEFALTLAGPAALLADGPAQHEFLLTRCLSIAGGTTQVLRSLTAERLLGLPRG; encoded by the coding sequence ATGCCGGTCGCGCTCACCGAGGAACAGCTCGCGCTGGCCGAGGCGATCCACGCCTGGTCCGCGGCGCACCACCCGCGAGCGGCGGTCCGCGCGGCGGAAACCGGGGCCGGCGCGGGCATTCCCGCGGGCTTCGCCGGGATCGGCCTCTTCGGCGTCGCGCTGCCCGAGGCGGCGGGCGGGGCCGGCGGCAGTGTCGCCGACCTCGCCGCCGGGCTCGCCGCGGCGGCGGAGGAACTCGTTCCCGGTCCGGTGCTGGGCACCGCGCTCGCCGGCCTCCTGCTCGCCGACGTCCCCGACGCGAAGGAGCTCCTCCCGGCCCTCGCCGAGGGCGAAGCCACCGTCGCCGTGCTGCTCGACGCCGTGTCCCTCGAGGACGGCGTCAGCGGGCCCGTGCCCGGGGCGCACCCGGGCGCCTGGCTGCTGGTCCCGGTCGACGGCGGCCACGTCCTGCTCGCGCCCGGCACGCCCGGCGTGACCGTCGAGCCCCTCGCCGCGTTCGACTTCTCGCGCCCGCTGGCGCGCATCCGGTTCTCGGGCGTCCGTGCCGACGTGCTCACCTTGCCGGCGGTGGACTCGGTGGCCGCGACCCTGGCCGCGGCCGAGGCGGCGGGCGTGGCGCGGCGGTGCCTGACCGTCGCCGTCGAGTACGCCGGGGTCCGCGAGCAGTTCGGCAAGCCCATCGGGGCGTTCCAGGCGATCAAGCACCTGTGCGCCGAGATGCTGTGCCGCGCCGAAGCCGCCGAAGCGCTGGCCTGGGACGCCGCTTCCGGGCAGCACCCGCTTTCGGTGGCGAGCGCGGCCGTCGTCGCCCTCGACGCGGCCGTCGCCAACGCCAAGGACTGCGTCCAGGTCCTCGGCGGGATCGGGTTCACCTGGGAGCACGACGCGCACCTGTACCTGCGCCGGGCCGTGGCCCTGCGGCAGTGGCTCGGCGGGGCGTGGCGGCGGCGGGCGGCGGCGCTGGCGCTGTCGGGGACCGAGCGCGCCTTGGGCATCGACGTCGGTGACGACCCTGCGCTGCGCGAAGAGGTCGCGCGGATCGCCGCGCTGCCTGCTTCGGAACAGCGGATCGCCTTGGCCGACGCCGGTCTGCTGACGCCGCACTGGCCGGCGCCCTACGGCCGCGGTGCCGATGCCGCGGAGCAGTTGCGGATCGACTTCGCGCTGGCGTCCGCCGGGGTCCGCCGCCCGGACCTGGTGATCGGCGCCTGGGCGGTGCCGACGATCCTCGAGCACGGCAGCGACGAGCAGCGCGACCGGTTCGCCCGGCCCACCCTGCGCGGCGAGCTCACGTGGTGCCAGCTGTTCAGCGAGCCCGGCGCCGGCTCCGACCTGGCGTCGCTGCGGACGACGGCCCGGCGCGTCGACGGCGGCTGGCGGCTGTCCGGGCAGAAGGTGTGGACGTCGCTGGCCCGCGAAGCCGACTGGGGCATCTGCCTGGCCCGCACCGACCCGGACGTGCCCAAGCACAAGGGCATCACGTACTTCCTGGTCGACATGCGTGCCGCCGGTATCACGACGCGGCCGCTGCGCGAGATCACCGGCGAGGCGGTGTTCAACGAGGTGTTCCTCGACGACGTGTTCGTGCCGGACACCGACGTCGTCGGCCCGCCCGGCGGCGGCTGGCGGCTCGCGCGGACGACGCTGGCCAACGAGCGGGTCGCCATCGGCAGCGGCTCGGCGGTCGGCGAGAGCGTGCAGACACTCGTGTCCACTTTGGACGCAGCCGCACTGGACGACGTCGCGCTGGACCGCCTGGGCGCGCTGGTGGCCGACGGCGTCGCGGGCTCGGTCCTGGACCTGCGCGCGGCGTTGCGCCGGCTCGGCGGCCAGGACCCGGGCGCCGAGTCGAGCGTCCGGAAACTGCTCGGCGTCCAGCACCGCCAGGACGTGGCCGAGTTCGCGCTGACGCTGGCCGGCCCGGCCGCCCTGCTCGCCGACGGCCCGGCCCAGCACGAGTTCCTGCTGACCCGCTGCCTGTCGATCGCGGGCGGCACGACGCAGGTCCTGCGGTCCCTCACGGCCGAACGCCTGCTGGGCCTGCCCCGCGGCTGA
- the kstR gene encoding cholesterol catabolism transcriptional regulator KstR, whose protein sequence is MPMPGKTKARGNGLSAIGADELGSAAQRDRRRRIIDATLALASKGGYDAVQMRAVAEKADVALGTLYRYFPSKIHLLVSGLAREFERAQEKLERQAIPGETPAERLMFVLGRNTRMMQRDPHLTEAMVRAFMFADTSAAAEVEQVGRLMENMFAKAMGIAEPTEADRDIFHVVADVWMANLVAWVTRRASAADVANRLELSVHLLLDK, encoded by the coding sequence ATGCCGATGCCAGGCAAGACCAAGGCCCGCGGCAACGGCCTGAGCGCGATCGGGGCCGACGAACTCGGCTCGGCCGCCCAGCGCGACCGCCGCCGCCGGATCATCGACGCCACCCTCGCGCTCGCCTCGAAGGGCGGTTACGACGCCGTCCAGATGCGCGCCGTCGCCGAGAAGGCCGACGTCGCCCTCGGCACGCTGTACCGGTACTTCCCCTCGAAGATCCACCTGCTCGTCTCGGGGCTGGCCCGCGAGTTCGAGCGCGCGCAGGAGAAGCTGGAGCGCCAGGCCATCCCGGGCGAGACGCCCGCCGAGCGGCTGATGTTCGTGCTCGGCCGCAACACCCGCATGATGCAGCGCGACCCGCACCTCACCGAGGCGATGGTGCGCGCGTTCATGTTCGCCGACACCTCCGCCGCCGCCGAGGTCGAGCAGGTCGGGCGGCTGATGGAGAACATGTTCGCCAAGGCGATGGGCATCGCCGAGCCGACCGAGGCGGACCGCGACATCTTCCACGTCGTCGCGGACGTCTGGATGGCCAACCTGGTGGCCTGGGTGACCCGCCGCGCCTCGGCGGCCGACGTCGCGAACCGCCTCGAACTGTCGGTTCACCTGCTGCTGGACAAGTAG
- a CDS encoding class I SAM-dependent methyltransferase yields the protein MDVRDVDFEDLYQGATPMGRKMPWDLGAPQPAVVALADAGAFTGEVLDIGCGLGDNSAFLASRGLRVTGLDGAPSAIEQARERAPGVTFAVADATKLEGYEGRFDTVLDSALYHCLSEDQRRQYLDALTRATRPGARLHLFAFSTDMPAGFPAPYLISEADLRETVGKDWTIETLEPTLYTTSMTAEELRQSVRAILDQDPAELDRLGTDADGRVLVPVWRLSAVRR from the coding sequence ATGGACGTGCGGGACGTCGACTTCGAGGATCTCTACCAGGGCGCCACCCCGATGGGCCGGAAGATGCCGTGGGACCTCGGCGCGCCACAGCCCGCGGTCGTCGCGCTGGCCGACGCCGGCGCGTTCACCGGCGAAGTGCTCGACATCGGCTGCGGCCTGGGTGACAACTCCGCGTTCCTCGCCTCGCGCGGCCTGCGGGTCACCGGCCTGGACGGCGCGCCGTCGGCGATCGAGCAGGCTCGTGAACGCGCGCCGGGCGTCACCTTCGCCGTGGCCGACGCGACGAAGCTCGAAGGCTACGAAGGCCGCTTCGACACGGTCCTCGACAGCGCGCTGTACCACTGCCTGAGCGAGGACCAGCGGCGTCAGTACCTCGACGCGCTGACGCGGGCGACGCGCCCGGGCGCGCGGCTGCACCTGTTCGCCTTCTCGACGGACATGCCGGCGGGCTTCCCGGCGCCGTACCTGATCAGCGAGGCCGACCTGCGCGAGACCGTCGGGAAGGACTGGACGATCGAGACGCTCGAACCGACGCTCTACACGACGTCGATGACGGCGGAAGAGCTGCGGCAGAGCGTCCGGGCGATCCTGGACCAGGATCCGGCCGAGCTGGACCGGCTGGGCACCGATGCCGACGGCCGTGTCCTGGTCCCGGTCTGGCGGCTGAGCGCGGTGCGCCGCTAG
- a CDS encoding SNF2-related protein, with the protein MEFSAGTQATYLPADPPRRGVLALWGENVAGGTTIELVLPRGAKFARTKVDAELVPLERALPRLLSVGEEAGPAVAAWAAAVNAGVNLVARGRLRPAASPGGAAAWRIGPLDAADEELLRGLAGALPPEAYALPLTGLKRIRLHSPDSLVRALWDATADLLVRSPAAPVGAGDPAFAAREPALLGPDGAAWLAELEAREPRGVQVLLRIKGLDDDSFAGVLAVRSMAEPSLVVEAATLWDAPDAVLNRLGDQVETQLLLGLRRGARAWPPLGRVLAQATPDSLPLSDEEVVELLTDGARELGGAGIEVLWSKGLFAGEVKARASATQAPASVTEAEFALRSLLEFRWQLSLGGEQLTEAEVAALAEAKRPLVRLRGQWVRVDPQLLARVRGRTRKLEAGEALAAALTGELEVDGERVEFAAPPALGGLASRIRGRTEASVAPPEGLQATLRPYQQAGLSWLATMTGLGLGACLADDMGLGKTIQLIALHLHRRDLAKSGALQPGPAHPGEAELLSGGGLGPVGEFVPSPAVGPGEAELPSGGEPEPTGQAVPTADPEPAPGGRSPSTGAAQPPRAAGGPTLVLCPTSLLGNWEREFARFAPEIPVRRFHGGRRHLDDLAPDEVVLATYGVLRRDRETLSEVDWGLVAADEAQHVKNPLSATAKELRKIPAQAKVALTGTPVENRLTELWSIVDWTTPGLLGPLDRFRRTVARPIERDRDKAVTERLAATVRPFLLRRRKTDPDIAPELPPKTETDRFVPLTAEQTTLYEAVVRENLAEIREKAGIERRGQVLRLLTELKQICNHPAQFLKEPHGALTGRSGKLAAFEELLDVILDEGESVLVFSQYVQLCRLLERRLKDRGLPTELLSGDSSPAKRQDMVDRFQAGEIPVFLLSLKAGGVGLNLTRATHVIHYDRWWNPAVEDQATDRAYRIGQDRPVQVHRLIAEGTLEERIAQVLEKKRGLAESIVGAGEDWITELSDDELADLVRLGSG; encoded by the coding sequence GTGGAGTTCAGCGCAGGCACCCAGGCCACCTACCTCCCCGCGGACCCCCCGCGGCGCGGGGTGCTGGCCCTGTGGGGCGAGAACGTGGCCGGCGGGACCACGATCGAGCTCGTGCTACCCCGCGGGGCCAAGTTCGCGCGGACGAAGGTCGACGCCGAGCTGGTCCCGCTGGAGCGGGCCCTGCCGAGGCTGTTGTCGGTGGGGGAGGAGGCCGGCCCGGCGGTGGCGGCGTGGGCGGCGGCCGTCAACGCGGGGGTGAACCTCGTCGCGCGCGGCCGGCTGCGCCCGGCCGCGTCGCCGGGCGGGGCGGCGGCCTGGCGGATCGGCCCGCTGGACGCCGCCGACGAGGAGCTCCTGCGCGGGCTGGCCGGCGCCCTGCCGCCGGAGGCGTACGCGCTGCCGTTGACGGGGCTGAAGCGCATCCGCCTGCACTCGCCGGATTCCCTGGTCCGAGCCCTCTGGGACGCGACGGCCGACCTCCTGGTCCGCAGCCCGGCGGCCCCGGTCGGCGCGGGCGACCCGGCGTTCGCGGCGCGCGAGCCGGCGCTGCTCGGCCCGGACGGCGCGGCCTGGCTCGCCGAGCTGGAGGCCCGCGAGCCCCGCGGGGTCCAGGTGCTCCTGCGGATCAAAGGCCTCGACGACGACTCGTTCGCCGGGGTACTGGCGGTCCGCAGCATGGCGGAGCCCAGCCTGGTGGTGGAGGCGGCCACGCTGTGGGACGCCCCGGACGCGGTCCTGAACCGCCTCGGCGACCAGGTGGAGACCCAGTTGCTGCTGGGCCTGCGCCGCGGCGCGCGGGCCTGGCCACCCCTGGGCCGGGTCCTGGCCCAGGCCACGCCCGATTCGCTGCCGCTGTCCGACGAAGAGGTGGTCGAACTCCTCACCGACGGCGCCCGCGAGCTGGGCGGCGCCGGTATCGAGGTGCTCTGGTCGAAGGGCCTGTTCGCGGGCGAAGTGAAGGCTCGGGCGAGCGCCACCCAAGCGCCGGCGAGCGTCACGGAGGCGGAGTTCGCCCTGCGGTCGCTGCTGGAGTTCCGCTGGCAGCTCAGCCTCGGCGGAGAGCAGCTGACCGAAGCCGAGGTGGCGGCGCTGGCGGAAGCCAAGCGCCCCCTGGTCCGCCTGCGCGGCCAGTGGGTGCGGGTCGACCCCCAGTTGCTGGCGAGGGTGCGCGGGCGCACCCGCAAGCTGGAGGCGGGCGAGGCCCTGGCGGCGGCGTTGACGGGCGAGCTCGAGGTCGACGGCGAGCGGGTCGAGTTCGCGGCACCGCCGGCACTGGGCGGGCTGGCATCGCGCATCCGGGGCCGGACGGAGGCTTCGGTGGCCCCACCGGAGGGGTTGCAGGCGACACTGAGGCCGTACCAGCAGGCGGGCTTGTCATGGCTGGCCACGATGACGGGTCTGGGCCTGGGCGCGTGCCTGGCGGACGACATGGGGCTGGGCAAGACGATCCAGCTGATCGCCCTCCACCTCCACCGGCGCGACCTGGCAAAGTCCGGCGCGCTGCAGCCAGGCCCGGCGCATCCCGGCGAGGCGGAGCTTCTTTCCGGTGGCGGGCTCGGGCCGGTCGGTGAGTTCGTGCCGTCCCCGGCCGTGGGGCCCGGCGAAGCCGAGCTTCCTTCCGGTGGCGAGCCCGAGCCGACCGGCCAGGCCGTGCCGACCGCCGATCCCGAGCCCGCACCCGGCGGCCGATCCCCGTCGACCGGCGCTGCCCAGCCCCCGCGAGCCGCAGGCGGGCCGACCCTCGTCCTCTGTCCCACCTCCCTCCTCGGCAACTGGGAGCGCGAGTTCGCCCGCTTCGCGCCCGAAATCCCCGTCCGGCGGTTCCACGGCGGCCGCCGTCACCTCGACGACCTCGCTCCCGACGAGGTCGTCCTCGCCACCTACGGCGTCCTCCGCCGCGACCGCGAGACACTGTCCGAAGTGGACTGGGGCCTGGTCGCCGCCGATGAGGCGCAGCACGTCAAGAACCCGCTGTCCGCCACCGCCAAGGAACTGCGCAAGATCCCCGCGCAGGCCAAGGTCGCCCTCACCGGCACGCCCGTCGAAAACCGGCTCACCGAACTGTGGTCCATTGTGGACTGGACCACCCCCGGCCTGCTGGGCCCGCTCGACCGATTCCGCCGCACCGTCGCGCGCCCGATCGAACGCGATCGCGACAAGGCGGTCACCGAACGGCTGGCCGCCACCGTCCGGCCGTTCCTGCTGCGGCGGCGCAAGACCGACCCCGACATCGCCCCGGAGCTCCCACCCAAGACCGAGACCGACCGGTTCGTCCCGCTCACCGCCGAGCAGACCACGCTCTACGAGGCCGTCGTGCGGGAAAACCTGGCCGAAATCCGGGAAAAGGCGGGCATCGAACGGCGCGGGCAGGTGCTGCGGCTGCTCACCGAACTCAAGCAGATCTGCAACCACCCCGCCCAGTTCCTCAAGGAACCGCACGGCGCGCTCACCGGCCGCTCCGGCAAGCTCGCCGCCTTCGAAGAACTCCTCGACGTCATCCTCGACGAAGGCGAAAGCGTCCTGGTCTTCAGCCAGTACGTCCAGCTCTGCCGCCTGCTCGAGCGCCGCCTCAAGGACCGTGGCCTGCCCACCGAACTGCTCTCCGGCGACAGCTCCCCGGCGAAACGGCAGGACATGGTCGACCGGTTCCAGGCCGGCGAGATCCCCGTGTTCCTGCTCTCCCTCAAGGCCGGCGGTGTCGGGCTCAACCTCACCCGGGCCACCCACGTCATCCACTACGACCGCTGGTGGAACCCGGCCGTGGAAGACCAGGCCACCGACCGCGCCTACCGGATCGGGCAGGACAGGCCGGTCCAGGTGCACCGGCTGATCGCCGAGGGCACCCTCGAAGAGCGGATCGCGCAGGTCCTCGAAAAGAAACGCGGCCTCGCCGAGTCGATCGTCGGCGCGGGGGAGGACTGGATCACCGAGCTGTCCGACGACGAGCTCGCCGACCTGGTCCGGCTCGGGAGCGGGTGA
- a CDS encoding SWIM zinc finger family protein, with translation MPPRRNFGTTWWGRAWVEALEQRAKLDPNRLPRGRTYARKGTVSELHFGAGEMTARVRGSRPTPYKVTITMRTFTDGEWDKLLGVVGTRLGHAAALLDGELPGALTEQAREAGVDLLPGPGDLRPRCSCPDSANPCKHVAAVYYLVADEVDRDPFTLFLLRGRPRADVLAELRARRSPARGEKPKLPKRADEGLTPHAAYARRPGAIPALPPPPRVPGPPAVLDLDPPPATGWTAAALSALAADAASLARDLLAVGPTAAELTFEEDLARRAAGRTSAEIPTLATAAGVSTRDLTHWAEAWREAGRGGLAALREAWQPGPGPLAEAQAVLADAGLPGKPKIWRNRVTQGELQLRYGRDARWYRFVREGTEWRLDGPPSASPLDLVY, from the coding sequence ATGCCCCCGAGGCGGAACTTCGGCACGACGTGGTGGGGCCGCGCCTGGGTCGAGGCCCTGGAGCAGCGCGCGAAACTCGACCCGAACCGGCTGCCCCGCGGGCGCACGTACGCGCGCAAGGGCACCGTCAGCGAGCTGCACTTCGGCGCCGGCGAGATGACGGCGCGGGTGCGTGGCAGCAGGCCGACCCCGTACAAGGTCACCATCACGATGCGCACCTTCACCGACGGCGAGTGGGACAAGCTGCTCGGCGTGGTCGGCACCCGCCTCGGCCACGCGGCGGCCCTGCTCGACGGCGAACTGCCGGGCGCTCTCACCGAGCAGGCGCGCGAAGCGGGCGTCGACCTGCTGCCGGGCCCTGGCGACCTGCGGCCGCGGTGCTCGTGCCCGGACTCGGCGAACCCGTGCAAGCACGTCGCCGCGGTGTACTACCTGGTCGCCGACGAGGTCGACCGCGACCCGTTCACGCTCTTCCTGCTGCGCGGCCGCCCCCGCGCGGACGTCCTGGCCGAGCTGCGCGCCCGCCGCTCCCCGGCCCGCGGCGAGAAACCGAAGCTCCCGAAGCGCGCGGACGAGGGCCTGACCCCCCACGCGGCCTACGCGCGCCGCCCGGGCGCGATCCCCGCCCTGCCGCCACCACCGCGGGTGCCCGGCCCGCCGGCGGTCCTGGACCTCGACCCACCCCCGGCGACAGGCTGGACGGCGGCGGCACTCTCCGCACTGGCGGCCGACGCGGCCTCCCTCGCCCGCGACCTCCTGGCCGTCGGCCCGACGGCGGCGGAGCTGACGTTCGAGGAAGACCTGGCCCGCCGCGCGGCCGGCCGAACAAGCGCCGAAATCCCCACCCTGGCCACGGCAGCAGGAGTGTCCACAAGGGACCTGACCCACTGGGCCGAGGCCTGGCGCGAAGCCGGCCGCGGCGGCTTGGCCGCACTGCGGGAGGCGTGGCAGCCCGGGCCGGGTCCCCTCGCCGAGGCACAGGCGGTCCTGGCCGACGCGGGCCTGCCGGGCAAGCCGAAGATCTGGCGCAACCGCGTGACCCAGGGAGAGCTGCAACTGCGCTACGGCCGTGACGCGCGCTGGTACCGCTTCGTCCGCGAAGGAACGGAGTGGCGCCTCGACGGCCCACCTTCGGCAAGCCCCCTGGACCTCGTCTACTGA